One stretch of Asterias rubens chromosome 8, eAstRub1.3, whole genome shotgun sequence DNA includes these proteins:
- the LOC117293842 gene encoding 60S ribosomal protein L9-like: MKTILASRFVEIPENIEVTIKARLVTVKGPRGTLVRNFKHLSVELMRISKKKIRVNKWFGTRKELSCVRTVCTHIENMIKGVTMGFKYKMRCVYAHFPINCAIQDDNKLLEVRNFLGEKFIRRVYMKDGVKCTMSSKMKDELIIEGNDIELVSQSAALIQQSTTVKNKDIRKFLDGIYVSEKTTIEEVAQQ; this comes from the exons ATGAAGACTATACTGGCATCCAGATTTGTGGAAATCCCTGAGAATA TTGAGGTCACAATCAAGGCCCGCCTTGTCACGGTCAAGGGGCCACGCGGGACCTTGGTCAGGAACTTCAAGCACCTCAGTGTGGAGCTCATGAGGATCAGCAAGAAGAAGATCAGAGTGAACAAGTGGTTCGGGACCCGCAAGGAGCTATCATGTGTCCGCACTGTATGCACCCACATTGAGAACATGATCAAAGGTGTCACAATG GGTTTCAAGTACAAGATGCGTTGTGTGTACGCTCATTTCCCCATCAACTGCGCCATCCAAGATGACAACAAGCTCCTTGAAGTGCGAAACTTTCTCGGCGAGAAGTTCATCCGCCGCGTCTACATGAAGGACGGCGTTAAGTGCACGATGTCCTCTAAGATGAAGGATGAGCTGATCATTGAGGGGAACGATATCGAGCTGGTGTCACAGTCAG CTGCCTTGATCCAACAGTCGACCACAGTCAAGAACAAGGACATCAGAAAGTTTCTTGATGGCATCTACGTCTCAGAGAAGACCACCATTGAAGAAGTAGCCCAGCAGTAA